A stretch of the Uranotaenia lowii strain MFRU-FL chromosome 3, ASM2978415v1, whole genome shotgun sequence genome encodes the following:
- the LOC129754097 gene encoding cuticle protein 19-like has product MFKIIALVACLAVFVSAEYYLADHHHHDDHHVDYHAHPKYKFEYGVKDAHTGDHKSQWEHRDGDIVVGTYTLDEADGTHRIVTYNSDDHHGFQAHVQRVGHAHHPHGESWSNIEQHH; this is encoded by the exons ATGTTCAAG ATAATTGCTTTGGTTGCCTGTTTGGCGGTTTTCGTTTCGGCCGAATACTATCTGGCTGATCACCACCACCACGATGATCACCACGTAGATTACCACGCTCATCCCAAGTACAAGTTCGAATACGGCGTCAAGGATGCCCACACGGGAGATCACAAGAGCCAGTGGGAACACCGGGATGGGGATATTGTGGTGGGAACTTACACCTTAGACGAGGCCGACGGAACTCATCGGATTGTGACCTACAACTCGGACGATCATCATGGATTCCAGGCTCACGTGCAGCGGGTGGGACATGCCCATCATCCGCACGGCGAGAGCTGGAGTAACATCGAACAGCATCACTAG
- the LOC129752735 gene encoding uncharacterized protein LOC129752735, with product MKKRPINEREHQRVRDTRFYFQEIWRSGIGWDDTVSDHHHNKWKTWLSVLNSVGDIAIPRCYRSLTSSSIESNEVQLHTFIDASENGYVAVSYIRYAEKGVIECAFVAAKTRVAPLRYLSIPRLELQAAVIGTRLAKDIEASHRVQIKKRFFWSDSRDVLCWIRSDHRKYTKYVGARVGEILESSVINEWNWVPTKLNVADEATKWQKIPDFSPCSRWFKGPEFIWKLREEWPEQSSCIEPTTNEQVQSVNVHSIDEPFLTPFYYGISDRRKLVRLAAFVLRYIANIKETLKELPLSVGIVTQSEMLKAENFIYRHVQLEVFPHEIQLLSQNKNSLLPKKSLLYKLSPFLDENGLLRMRGRITACEFIDPFTAYPILLPREHIVTELIVNSVHNRYHHLNHETVVNELRQLYHIPKLRRVCDKVRRNCQTCKNAMAKPNPPFMADLPPARLAAYCRPFSYSGIDYFGPLQVVVGRRVEKRWGVLITCLVVRAVHVEIAHTLTSSSCIMALQNFIARRGAPLEIFSDRGTNFVGANRELNEALGKLDQDKIIQEIVSSKIKWSFLPPCSPHMGGSWERLPTDEVLRNALLEIEHIINSRPLTYLPIENADTEALTPNHFLVGSSSGSKPIVPYDDSSALLKNTWKTSQLIANYFWKRWLREYLPTITRRTKWFYPVKPIKVGDIVVITDPELPRNVWPKGRVIKVHNRDGQVRSATVKTAFSIYDRPVARLAVLDVGAT from the exons ATGAAAAAGCGTCCGATTAACGAGCGAGAACACCAGCGGGTTCGAGATACGAG GTTCTACTTCCAGGAAATCTGGCGTTCTGGTATCGGTTGGGACGACACAGTTTCCGATCATCATCATAACAAGTGGAAAACCTGGTTGAGTGTTTTGAACTCCGTAGGCGATATAGCTATTCCTAGATGTTACCGCAGTTTAACCTCATCATCAATCGAATCTAACGAAGTACAACTTCACACCTTCATCGATGCAAGTGAGAACGGATACGTAGCAGTTTCTTACATAAGATACGCAGAAAAGGGTGTCATAGAATGTGCCTTTGTTGCTGCAAAAACTCGAGTTGCGCCGCTCCGATACTTATCTATTCCACGATTAGAGCTTCAAGCCGCAGTTATTGGGACGAGATTGGCCAAGGATATCGAAGCAAGTCATCGAGTGCAAATAAAGAAACGCTTTTTTTGGTCGGATTCTCGAGACGTCCTCTGTTGGATCCGGTCAGACCACAGGAAATACACCAAATACGTAGGCGCTAGAGTGGGAGAGATACTCGAAAGCTCTGTCATCAACGAGTGGAATTGGGTGCCGACAAAGTTGAATGTAGCTGATGAAGCCACCAAATGGCAGAAGATTCCAGATTTTTCTCCGTGCAGCCGGTGGTTTAAAGGTCCAGAATTTATCTGGAAACTTCGAGAGGAATGGCCTGAGCAGTCTTCTTGTATTGAACCTACTACCAACGAACAAGTGCAATCGGTGAACGTGCATTCCATAGATGAACCTTTCCTCACACCGTTCTACTATGGCATATCAGACAGGAGGAAGCTAGTACGACTTGCAGCATTTGTTCTTCGCTATATAGCAAACATCAAGGAAACCTTGAAAGAATTACCGCTTTCAGTTGGCATCGTTACACAATCAGAAATGCTGAAAGCAGAGAACTTCATCTACCGTCATGTTCAGCTCGAAGTGTTCCCACATGAAATCCAATTGCTCTCACAGAATAAAAACTCTCTTCTTCCAAAAAAGAGCCTACTATACAAACTTTCGCCGTTTCTCGATGAGAATGGACTTCTCCGTATGCGTGGTAGAATTACAGCGTGCGAATTCATCGATCCTTTCACAGCTTATCCTATCCTGTTACCTAGAGAACACATAGTAACCGAACTCATCGTTAATTCCGTCCACAATCGCTATCATCACCTCAACCACGAAACTGTCGTGAATGAACTTCGTCAGTTATATCATATCCCTAAGCTCCGAAGAGTTTGTGACAAAGTACGTCGTAACTGTCAAACCTGTAAAAATGCTAtggccaaaccaaatccaccgTTCATGGCTGATCTACCACCAGCTAGACTGGCGGCTTATTGTCGACCATTCTCTTACAGTGGAATCGACTATTTTGGACCTCTTCAAGTAGTAGTTGGCAGACGAGTTGAAAAGCGATGGGGAGTACTTATCACCTGCCTAGTCGTACGAGCAGTCCATGTTGAAATCGCTCACACGCTCACTTCAAGCTCTTGTATTATGGCACTACAGAATTTTATAGCCAGGCGGGGAGCTCCACTAGAAATTTTCAGCGACCGAGGAACAAATTTTGTAGGTGCAAATCGTGAACTGAATGAAGCTCTGGGAAAACTAGACCAGGATAAAATTATCCAAGAGATTGTGTCATCTAAGATCAAATGGTCATTTCTACCACCCTGTAGCCCACATATGGGAGGAAGCTGGGAAAG ATTGCCGACAGACGAAGTCTTAAGGAATGCACTATTAGAAATTGAACACATAATCAACTCACGCCCCCTCACCTATCTACCTATTGAAAACGCCGATACCGAGGCATTAACACCTAACCACTTTTTGGTGGGTTCATCCAGCGGCTCCAAGCCTATTGTACCATACGATGACAGTTCCGCTTTATTAAAGAACACCTGGAAAACATCACAGCTTATTGCAAACTATTTCTGGAAGCGGTGGTTACGCGAGTACCTACCAACGATAACCCGTCGCACAAAGTGGTTCTATCCCGTCAAACCTATTAAAGTGGGCGACATAGTCGTGATTACCGATCCAGAACTTCCTCGAAACGTGTGGCCCAAGGGACGTGTTATCAAGGTCCACAACAGAGATGGACAAGTACGCAGTGCAACGGTTAAGACGGCCTTCAGCATATATGATCGACCAGTGGCTAGGCTAGCAGTATTAGACGTCGGTGCTACGTGA
- the LOC129754102 gene encoding cuticle protein 19-like: MFKVLALVACLLAVAIADDYHSHPKYKFEYGVKDHHTHDHKSQWEHRDGDHVKGQYTLDEADGTHRIVDYSSDHKTGFQPHVQRKGHAHHPHGESYANIHQHY; this comes from the exons ATGTTTAAG GTGCTAGCCCTGGTTGCCTGCTTGCTGGCGGTTGCTATTGCTGATGATTACCACAGCCATCCCAAGTACAAGTTCGAGTATGGAGTGAAGGATCACCACACCCACGATCACAAGAGCCAGTGGGAGCACCGGGATGGGGACCACGTCAAGGGCCAGTACACGCTGGACGAGGCCGATGGAACGCACCGAATTGTGGACTACAGCTCGGACCACAAGACCGGATTCCAGCCGCACGTTCAGCGCAAGGGCCATGCGCATCACCCCCACGGGGAAAGTTACGCCAACATCCATCAACACTACTAA
- the LOC129754103 gene encoding cuticle protein 19-like, giving the protein MFKVLALFACLAVAVSAFDYYSHPSYKYEYGVKDHHTHDHKSQWEHREGDHVKGQYTLDEADGTHRVVDYHSDHKGGFQPHVQRKGHAHHPHGESWANIHQHY; this is encoded by the exons ATGTTTAAG GTTCTTGCCTTGTTCGCCTGTCTGGCTGTTGCTGTCTCGGCCTTTGACTACTACAGCCATCCTAGCTACAAGTATGAATATGGCGTAAAGGATCACCACACCCACGATCACAAGAGCCAGTGGGAACACCGCGAGGGAGACCACGTCAAGGGCCAGTACACTCTGGATGAAGCCGATGGAACTCACCGTGTCGTGGACTATCATTCGGACCATAAGGGAGGATTCCAGCCCCATGTTCAGCGCAAGGGACACGCCCACCATCCCCATGGAGAGAGCTGGGCCAACATCCATCAACACTACTGA